The Phoenix dactylifera cultivar Barhee BC4 chromosome 15, palm_55x_up_171113_PBpolish2nd_filt_p, whole genome shotgun sequence genome contains a region encoding:
- the LOC103711567 gene encoding oleosin 21.2 kDa-like, translating to MAIMTEYESQYRPPPPAAVERIKIFLPEKVPSASQVLVAVTLLAIGGILLALSGITLTGTVIGLAVAAPLFVLFSPVLVPAAMAIGLAVTGLVASGALGLTALVALSWVVSYMRGRRRRPEGMEHAKRRMAEAAGRVGQRAKGVGQGIQEKAQEVAST from the coding sequence ATGGCGATCATGACGGAGTATGAGAGCCAATACAGGCCACCACCGCCGGCGGCAGTGGAGCGCATCAAGATATTCCTCCCGGAGAAGGTCCCCTCGGCCTCCCAAGTCCTGGTGGCGGTCACTCTCCTCGCCATCGGCGGCATCCTTCTCGCCCTCTCCGGCATCACCCTCACCGGCACCGTTATCGGGCTCGCCGTGGCGGCGCCGCTGTTCGTGCTCTTCAGCCCGGTGCTGGTACCGGCAGCGATGGCGATAGGGCTGGCGGTGACGGGATTGGTGGCGTCGGGGGCGTTGGGGCTGACCGCGCTAGTGGCGCTGTCGTGGGTGGTAAGCTACatgagggggcggcggcggaggccggAGGGCATGGAGCACGCGAAGCGGCGGATGGCGGAGGCGGCGGGCCGTGTCGGGCAGCGGGCCAAGGGCGTCGGTCAGGGGATCCAGGAGAAAGCCCAAGAGGTGGCCAGCACGTAA